The following proteins come from a genomic window of Vallitaleaceae bacterium 9-2:
- a CDS encoding cation:proton antiporter subunit C yields MTTGILDGSIIAIGLFGIGIYGLLARRNIIKTVMSFGIIQAALILFFLNINYDAAAEPPIGDAALMTDPFPQALMITAIVIGVAVTAVGLTMFISLYHHYGSTNWSKIVRMRKEED; encoded by the coding sequence ATGACAACCGGAATATTAGATGGATCAATAATTGCAATTGGATTATTCGGCATTGGCATTTATGGCCTGTTGGCTCGCCGAAATATTATCAAGACCGTCATGTCTTTTGGTATTATACAAGCAGCCCTCATTTTGTTTTTTCTCAATATTAATTACGATGCCGCCGCAGAGCCACCTATTGGAGACGCCGCATTAATGACGGATCCTTTTCCTCAGGCACTTATGATTACAGCCATTGTCATCGGGGTTGCCGTGACGGCTGTTGGCCTTACCATGTTTATCAGCTTGTACCATCACTATGGTTCAACTAACTGGTCAAAAATTGTTCGTATGCGAAAGGAGGAAGATTAA
- a CDS encoding MnhB domain-containing protein, with translation MPKHSMLLKVTMGAIYPFIIVFGIYIILNGHLSPGGGFQGGAILSSVFIIQYFTTYEKTISISALNKLEKILYLALLIFATIFIFAFRDSIPLYLKPYYLIAMNILIGIKVACGLSVVFYRFVLFESR, from the coding sequence ATGCCAAAACATTCCATGCTATTAAAGGTCACCATGGGCGCAATCTATCCATTCATCATTGTTTTTGGAATATACATCATTCTAAATGGACACCTATCACCTGGTGGTGGATTTCAAGGCGGCGCCATACTGTCTTCCGTTTTTATTATTCAATATTTTACAACCTATGAAAAAACTATAAGCATTTCCGCATTAAATAAATTGGAAAAAATACTTTATTTGGCATTGCTGATTTTTGCAACGATTTTTATCTTTGCCTTTCGCGACAGCATTCCATTGTACTTAAAACCCTATTACCTTATTGCGATGAATATTCTTATCGGTATAAAAGTCGCTTGCGGTCTTAGTGTGGTTTTTTACCGATTTGTACTTTTTGAAAGCAGGTGA
- a CDS encoding DUF4040 domain-containing protein → MILDLFYISLIVFAIIAIQSRVLRNAVIYLSVFSLICSIVYLLLGAPDVAIAEATIGCTLSTILYLVALKKYRIFTVYYNCHVKDDRQLDGLQYEKEEIQTILKHFSTAQELQLDLINTSASFTKLKESASYDVIIFHSAKGLWLHGLKNSYQYNEMLNFFEKECSRKYHAKFIHEDIEWSSELNEEDTRDAT, encoded by the coding sequence ATGATTCTTGATCTTTTTTACATCTCGCTTATTGTCTTTGCCATTATTGCCATTCAATCGAGAGTTCTTCGTAATGCGGTTATCTATTTATCGGTTTTCTCCCTTATCTGCTCCATTGTTTATCTCTTACTGGGAGCCCCGGATGTCGCCATTGCCGAAGCAACTATTGGCTGTACGTTATCAACGATTTTATACCTTGTAGCCTTAAAAAAATACCGTATTTTTACTGTGTATTATAACTGTCATGTCAAAGATGACCGCCAGCTTGATGGTCTACAATATGAAAAGGAAGAGATTCAAACTATTTTAAAGCACTTTTCCACAGCTCAGGAGCTTCAGCTTGACCTTATCAACACATCGGCAAGTTTTACCAAATTAAAAGAAAGTGCTTCCTATGATGTCATTATCTTCCATAGTGCCAAAGGACTTTGGCTTCATGGATTAAAAAACAGCTATCAATATAATGAAATGCTGAATTTCTTTGAAAAAGAATGCTCACGTAAATACCATGCAAAATTCATTCATGAAGATATTGAGTGGTCATCTGAACTTAACGAGGAGGATACCCGTGATGCTACGTAG
- the mnhG gene encoding monovalent cation/H(+) antiporter subunit G, producing METHQLIGSVLIAIGLIFQLFGIYGLQRYEHFYVRLSSSSLIDSAGLITILIGLIIFSGWSIASLKIGFILFLMLLLNPLSNHILGRGAYMSNYHPERRSKK from the coding sequence ATGGAAACCCATCAACTTATTGGATCGGTACTCATTGCAATTGGACTGATTTTTCAACTTTTCGGAATTTATGGGTTGCAGCGATACGAGCACTTTTATGTCCGTCTCTCTAGTTCATCCCTTATTGATTCTGCCGGATTAATCACCATTCTTATTGGACTTATTATCTTTTCAGGCTGGTCCATAGCTTCATTAAAAATCGGCTTTATCTTGTTTTTAATGTTGCTCTTAAATCCTCTTTCCAACCATATTCTTGGTCGCGGTGCTTATATGAGCAACTACCATCCGGAAAGGAGGAGCAAAAAATGA
- a CDS encoding monovalent cation/H+ antiporter complex subunit F — MLSIFFVIFSLMTLYYLFLLIKGPSVWDRLLAFNLFSVTMIIVMIIYALMENLDYLLDIAIVYALLGFIGIVFMARFIQRKGKI, encoded by the coding sequence ATGCTTAGTATCTTTTTTGTTATTTTTTCACTAATGACCCTATATTATCTTTTCCTATTAATTAAAGGACCCTCTGTTTGGGATCGATTGCTGGCTTTTAATTTATTTTCTGTCACTATGATTATCGTGATGATTATCTATGCTTTAATGGAAAACTTGGATTATCTACTCGACATCGCCATTGTATATGCCTTACTTGGTTTTATTGGTATTGTATTTATGGCACGCTTTATTCAACGAAAGGGGAAAATCTAA
- a CDS encoding Na+/H+ antiporter subunit E yields the protein MNTLRKHGILIFLLTFIWSILNGNFRVPTLLVGVLVSLTTLYILNIIQPHQNDQYDYSISPIRLFLFLILLFKNIYVSAYKTIIHLIKGEINPQFVSADTTINRLWLQSLIANAITLTPGTVTVHMADNTYTILWLYPTTIRQKGIKQHIFKDFEDLIKKGDRHA from the coding sequence ATGAATACACTAAGAAAACATGGTATATTAATTTTTTTACTGACCTTTATTTGGTCAATCCTTAATGGCAATTTTCGAGTGCCTACGCTTTTGGTTGGCGTTTTAGTGTCTTTAACAACACTCTATATTTTAAATATTATTCAACCCCACCAAAACGATCAATATGATTATAGCATATCACCTATCCGTCTTTTTCTCTTTTTAATTCTTCTATTTAAAAATATCTATGTCTCTGCATATAAAACCATCATACATCTTATAAAAGGAGAAATCAATCCTCAGTTTGTCTCTGCGGATACAACAATAAATCGCTTATGGCTTCAGTCCCTAATTGCTAATGCCATTACCCTAACACCAGGAACTGTCACTGTCCATATGGCCGACAATACCTATACGATTTTATGGTTATATCCAACAACGATTCGCCAAAAAGGCATCAAACAACATATTTTTAAAGATTTTGAAGACCTCATTAAAAAGGGGGATCGTCATGCTTAG
- a CDS encoding response regulator transcription factor: MLANRILIAEDEEKLRKIIKKYLTNEGYDVYEATNGQEAVDMYLEYDVDLIILDVMMPVMDGWMALKLIRKDSKVPVMMLTARTSEEDTVFGFELGADDYIAKPFRARELVARVKALLHRSGKMAATDKVQLGDLSIDLLGMHVEVNQRPIELSPKEYELLIYFLNNRNQALSREQILNRIWGYDFVGDDRTVDTVIKRLRKKLEHEGERIITVRGVGYRFEEE; encoded by the coding sequence ATGTTAGCAAATCGAATTCTCATCGCTGAAGATGAAGAAAAACTGCGTAAGATTATTAAAAAGTATTTGACCAATGAAGGCTATGACGTCTATGAGGCAACGAATGGACAAGAAGCTGTAGATATGTATCTAGAATATGACGTTGATTTGATTATTCTTGATGTCATGATGCCGGTTATGGACGGATGGATGGCATTAAAACTAATTCGAAAAGACAGTAAGGTTCCCGTAATGATGTTAACGGCTCGAACAAGTGAGGAAGATACAGTCTTTGGATTTGAGCTTGGAGCCGATGATTATATTGCAAAGCCGTTTCGTGCCAGAGAACTTGTTGCCAGAGTAAAAGCCTTGCTTCATCGAAGCGGGAAAATGGCGGCAACGGATAAGGTGCAGTTGGGGGATTTATCAATTGACCTTTTGGGGATGCACGTCGAAGTGAACCAACGACCCATTGAACTGAGCCCGAAAGAATATGAGTTGCTGATTTATTTTTTAAATAATCGCAATCAAGCCTTATCAAGAGAACAAATCCTCAATCGTATATGGGGTTATGACTTTGTGGGAGACGATCGTACCGTTGATACTGTTATTAAGCGCCTGCGTAAAAAATTAGAACATGAAGGAGAGCGTATTATTACAGTTCGAGGTGTTGGATACCGTTTTGAGGAGGAATAG
- a CDS encoding HAMP domain-containing sensor histidine kinase, with translation MKSILVRILSSFMILIVIIALIFSIGINNFIQRYYYGNKIMDMKEVAKTIDAIYNTSHSEDEALNRIEYLGYLFEGKIQIFDASTNKIVYENKRLQYTEGVIIQEIVYKDQVGLIYETSFPVEGARWLIFIDKLESEKYAALQIPIVAIEETISTIQAFSNILLAIATAVALFLSIILSMNITRPIKELHQVARNIGNLKFNHYYQGSRQDELGELGQELNSISNKLESTINDLYIEIQKEKNIDLMRRRFVAQVSHELQTPISIISSYTEALTDNIVDEEEISEYYQVIEEEADKMSHIIKDLLELSQLEANTLSFEFKAIELRVFLSNLLERYRRVIEAKELRLLFSDQCERDIVIHGDRLRLEQAITNILNNAMKNSDDFIAVDVYNKQEATVISIMNSGEPIDENDLKHLFESFYKGKNRGKKEGTGLGLAIASQIFDKHQMQYSVENLEHGVRFTITIEDLKRG, from the coding sequence ATGAAGTCGATACTTGTGCGTATTTTAAGTTCTTTTATGATACTAATCGTGATTATTGCGTTGATTTTTAGCATCGGTATCAATAACTTTATTCAACGCTATTATTATGGAAACAAAATTATGGATATGAAGGAAGTCGCCAAGACGATAGATGCTATCTATAACACAAGCCACAGTGAAGATGAAGCCTTAAATCGTATTGAATACTTGGGGTATTTATTTGAAGGGAAAATTCAAATCTTTGACGCAAGTACGAATAAAATTGTTTATGAAAACAAGCGACTTCAATACACGGAAGGGGTTATTATCCAAGAGATTGTATATAAAGATCAAGTTGGATTGATATATGAAACCTCCTTTCCGGTAGAAGGCGCAAGATGGCTGATTTTTATTGATAAACTCGAGAGTGAAAAATATGCAGCACTACAAATCCCCATTGTGGCAATTGAAGAGACGATTAGTACCATTCAGGCATTTTCAAATATTTTGCTGGCCATTGCAACGGCTGTAGCCCTTTTCTTATCGATTATTTTGTCAATGAATATTACGCGACCCATTAAAGAGTTGCACCAAGTCGCTAGAAATATTGGAAATCTTAAGTTTAATCATTACTATCAAGGAAGTCGCCAAGACGAATTAGGTGAACTGGGACAGGAACTTAATAGCATCAGCAATAAGCTTGAGAGTACAATTAATGATTTATATATAGAAATACAAAAAGAAAAAAATATTGACCTGATGCGGCGGCGTTTTGTGGCACAAGTATCCCATGAACTGCAGACGCCTATTTCTATTATCTCAAGTTATACCGAAGCGCTCACCGATAATATTGTTGACGAAGAGGAGATTAGCGAGTATTATCAAGTGATTGAAGAAGAAGCAGATAAAATGAGCCATATTATTAAAGATTTGTTGGAACTTTCCCAGCTTGAGGCAAATACATTATCCTTTGAATTTAAGGCGATTGAATTACGAGTATTCTTGTCCAACTTATTGGAACGTTATCGTCGTGTTATTGAAGCTAAAGAACTTCGCCTTTTGTTTTCAGATCAGTGTGAGCGTGATATTGTAATTCACGGGGATAGACTGCGTTTAGAACAAGCGATAACCAATATTTTAAATAACGCAATGAAAAATTCTGATGACTTCATAGCAGTTGATGTGTATAATAAACAAGAAGCCACGGTTATCTCTATTATGAATTCGGGAGAGCCTATCGATGAAAATGACTTGAAGCATTTATTTGAAAGTTTTTACAAAGGAAAAAACAGAGGGAAAAAAGAGGGGACAGGATTGGGATTAGCCATTGCATCGCAAATATTTGATAAACATCAAATGCAATACAGTGTTGAAAATTTGGAGCATGGTGTCCGCTTTACGATAACTATAGAAGATTTAAAGAGAGGATGA
- a CDS encoding transcription repressor NadR translates to MLKGNERRECIRKDLMKSLKAMKGAELAEKYGVSRQVIVQDIALLRAVGEQIVSTADGYIYFSFHMNMPKRVFAVKHDHSEIEKELTTILDLGGSLLNVFIHHPIYGDLVADMNIDNKAQMEKYIIQCQAEDFKPLMFLTDNVHYHTIEANSEKELDLIEAALSDLGYLYEDEGDYNGTTN, encoded by the coding sequence ATGTTGAAAGGAAATGAACGCCGAGAATGTATTCGAAAAGACTTAATGAAGTCGTTAAAAGCCATGAAAGGCGCAGAACTTGCGGAAAAATATGGTGTAAGTCGTCAAGTGATTGTTCAAGATATTGCGCTTTTAAGAGCTGTCGGTGAGCAAATCGTCTCAACTGCAGATGGATATATTTATTTTTCGTTTCATATGAATATGCCAAAACGCGTTTTTGCAGTAAAACATGATCATAGCGAAATTGAAAAAGAATTGACAACCATACTTGACCTAGGGGGAAGTCTGCTCAATGTCTTTATTCATCATCCGATTTATGGCGATTTGGTGGCCGATATGAATATTGACAACAAAGCGCAAATGGAAAAGTACATTATACAATGCCAAGCAGAAGATTTTAAACCGTTGATGTTTTTAACAGACAATGTACATTATCATACGATTGAAGCTAATAGTGAAAAAGAGCTTGACCTTATAGAGGCAGCGCTCAGTGATTTAGGGTACTTATATGAAGACGAAGGAGATTATAATGGAACAACGAATTGA
- the hydE gene encoding [FeFe] hydrogenase H-cluster radical SAM maturase HydE, which produces MEQRIDRLFQEHDLSDLELVKLIDGLDDDTMEYLFKKADACRQSVYGKDVYMRGLIEFTNYCKNDCIYCGIRRSNKLAERYRLSIEEILECCEVGYTLGYRTFVLQGGEDNHYLDEDIVEIVRKIKATYADVAITLSIGEKPKASYQKYYEAGADRYLLRHETSSRQLYEALHPKMSFDERRQCLYDLKDIGFQIGAGFMVGLPGQTTQDLVKDLRFLKELQPQMVGIGPFIAHKDTPLAQEEGGDLRMTTILLAIIRLMLPTVLLPATTALGSISPLGREKGLKAGANVVMPNLSPTTVRDKYLLYDGKICTGDEAAHCRGCIERRINNAGFQVDMSRGDHIDFITEASKDIS; this is translated from the coding sequence ATGGAACAACGAATTGACCGCCTTTTCCAAGAACATGATTTGTCAGACTTGGAGTTGGTAAAACTAATAGACGGCCTAGATGATGACACCATGGAATATCTTTTTAAAAAAGCAGATGCTTGTAGACAATCCGTCTATGGAAAAGACGTATATATGCGGGGGCTGATTGAATTTACGAACTATTGTAAAAACGACTGCATTTATTGCGGTATTCGCCGATCCAACAAACTTGCAGAGCGCTATCGCTTATCAATCGAAGAGATTTTAGAGTGTTGTGAAGTTGGATATACCTTGGGATATCGTACGTTTGTGCTCCAAGGAGGAGAAGATAATCACTATTTAGATGAAGATATTGTTGAGATAGTTCGAAAAATCAAAGCAACGTATGCAGATGTTGCAATCACGCTGTCTATTGGAGAAAAGCCAAAAGCGTCCTATCAAAAATACTATGAAGCAGGTGCAGACCGCTATTTGCTTCGTCATGAAACAAGCTCAAGACAATTATATGAAGCGCTACATCCAAAGATGAGTTTTGATGAGCGAAGACAGTGCTTATATGATTTAAAAGATATCGGATTTCAGATTGGGGCTGGATTTATGGTTGGATTGCCGGGGCAGACGACCCAAGATTTGGTCAAAGATTTACGTTTTTTAAAAGAGCTACAACCTCAAATGGTTGGCATTGGTCCTTTTATTGCCCATAAGGATACGCCTCTTGCTCAGGAAGAAGGCGGAGATTTACGAATGACAACGATCTTATTAGCTATCATTCGTTTGATGTTGCCAACGGTTTTGTTGCCGGCGACAACAGCATTAGGAAGTATCAGTCCTTTGGGGCGTGAAAAAGGATTAAAGGCAGGAGCCAATGTGGTGATGCCCAATCTTTCCCCGACAACAGTACGAGATAAGTACTTGTTGTATGATGGAAAGATTTGTACAGGAGATGAAGCGGCTCACTGCCGTGGATGTATTGAACGACGTATTAATAATGCGGGATTTCAAGTAGATATGTCCCGTGGGGATCACATTGATTTTATCACTGAAGCCTCCAAGGACATATCATAA
- the pepF gene encoding oligoendopeptidase F, which yields MRSKTYTNRNEILPEYTWDLTHLVPSDKVWNQLYQDINSQIQQVSAYKNQLLKNAQTLYDALELRSKVFMMFHRIYVYSNMKLHEDTGNSRSQEAVQKVNNLEVTLNSAFAFFEPELMAADTMVIQNYLDSYEPLSMYNHFFDNLFRQKQHILPKEHEELLALASDFTGSPSEIFSMFMNADLVLPDIADGKGESHPLSLGSYQRYIKSNDPILRKNAFDSLHQKMKDHTNTLTSIYLSSLKKDVFEMRARNYTSSCEASLSSKNIDVAVYDNLIQTVHEHLPLLHRYVRLRKKMLQLPTLHMYDLYTPLVHDMDQTIEYDEAKEIVLESLKPLGEDYLALVNKGFEERWIDVYENKGKRSGAYSWGTYDCHPYILLNHQDTLNSTFTLTHEMGHALHSYYSNAHQPYLYHSYPIFLAEVASTVNESLLIHHLLGKAKEKKEKLYLLNYYMESFRTTLYRQVMFAEFEKKAHEMLENAEPVTSDSLYQMYKALNATYYGDDIIVDDLIGYEWSRIPHFYTAFYVYQYATGFSAAVALSKNILDGGQDAANHYKNFLKSGSSKYPIDTLKEAGVDMTKTTPIKNALSVFESLLDEMESLL from the coding sequence ATGCGAAGTAAAACATACACAAATCGAAACGAAATTCTTCCCGAATACACATGGGACTTAACCCACTTAGTCCCATCAGATAAAGTGTGGAACCAGCTCTATCAAGACATTAACAGCCAGATACAGCAGGTATCCGCTTATAAAAATCAGCTACTAAAAAATGCCCAAACACTTTATGACGCTTTAGAGCTTCGCTCCAAGGTTTTTATGATGTTTCATCGTATTTATGTTTATTCAAATATGAAGCTTCACGAAGACACAGGCAACTCCCGCTCGCAAGAAGCCGTTCAAAAGGTTAACAATCTAGAGGTTACTTTAAATTCGGCATTCGCTTTTTTTGAGCCGGAACTAATGGCGGCAGATACAATGGTTATCCAAAACTACCTGGATTCATATGAACCTTTATCAATGTATAATCACTTTTTTGACAATCTTTTTAGACAAAAACAGCATATTCTTCCAAAAGAACATGAAGAATTACTTGCACTTGCCAGTGATTTTACCGGGTCACCCAGCGAAATTTTTTCTATGTTTATGAATGCAGATTTAGTGCTTCCTGATATTGCGGATGGAAAAGGCGAAAGCCATCCTCTATCTTTAGGTTCTTATCAACGATATATTAAAAGCAATGACCCTATTTTACGTAAAAACGCTTTTGACAGTCTGCATCAGAAGATGAAAGATCATACCAATACCCTAACCAGTATTTATCTTTCCAGCTTAAAAAAAGATGTCTTTGAAATGCGTGCTCGCAACTATACAAGTTCATGTGAAGCTTCTCTTAGTAGCAAAAATATTGATGTTGCTGTCTATGATAATTTGATTCAAACAGTACATGAACACTTGCCTTTGCTACACCGCTATGTTCGACTACGTAAAAAAATGCTTCAGCTGCCGACGCTCCATATGTATGATTTATATACACCGCTTGTACATGATATGGACCAAACCATTGAATACGACGAAGCAAAAGAAATCGTTCTTGAAAGTCTAAAACCTCTAGGAGAGGATTACTTAGCTCTAGTTAACAAAGGATTTGAAGAACGTTGGATTGATGTATATGAAAACAAAGGAAAGCGTAGCGGTGCATATTCTTGGGGTACATACGATTGTCATCCCTATATTCTTTTGAACCATCAAGATACATTAAACAGCACCTTTACCTTAACCCACGAAATGGGGCATGCCTTACATTCTTATTACTCAAACGCTCATCAACCCTATCTCTATCATTCATATCCTATTTTTTTGGCAGAGGTAGCATCAACTGTAAATGAATCTTTACTTATTCATCATTTGCTTGGGAAGGCCAAAGAAAAAAAAGAGAAACTTTATTTGTTAAATTATTATATGGAAAGCTTCCGTACGACCCTATATCGCCAAGTCATGTTCGCTGAATTTGAAAAAAAAGCTCATGAAATGCTTGAAAACGCAGAGCCAGTCACTTCAGATAGCTTATATCAGATGTATAAAGCATTAAATGCGACATACTATGGTGATGACATCATTGTTGATGATTTAATTGGTTATGAATGGTCAAGGATTCCACATTTTTACACAGCATTTTATGTGTATCAGTATGCCACCGGTTTTTCAGCGGCTGTTGCCTTATCTAAGAATATTCTTGACGGTGGTCAAGATGCCGCCAATCATTACAAAAACTTTTTAAAAAGCGGCTCCTCTAAGTATCCAATCGATACACTTAAAGAAGCCGGTGTTGATATGACGAAAACCACTCCTATCAAAAATGCACTTTCCGTCTTTGAAAGTCTGTTAGATGAAATGGAATCGTTACTTTAG
- the glgA gene encoding glycogen synthase GlgA gives MKILFVSSETVPYAASGGLADVAEALPIALKEEGVDIIRVMPKYRAVEDNYALKREFSFIVEAGGQAKVADVYALNYDGVLTYFIGNTDYFERDGLYGYTDDDERFGFFCKATLEMLMFLDLKPDVIHLNDWQSALIALFMKKEYYHLDFYHNIRLMFTIHNLQYQGVFDKSVLDDLNLPTKYFNMDAIEYHGKVCYMKAGIVYADLVTTVSKTYAREIQTPWYGYGLDGLLRKYTDKIYGIVNGIYYDKYDPAVDEALEYNFNVENFIQMKPKQKASFQRELGLPERDVPLLGVVTRLAEQKGVDLIIQAMERLLNQDVQFVILGSGDYFYESRLKKLESEHPDKVSANILFNQGLARRIYGSVDIFLMPSLFEPCGLSQLYSLRYGTVPVVRRTGGLGDTIIDYNENREQSTGFLFKNYNSDEFVQAIQEAMTLYENKDAWNALVERGMRTRFSWNKAAKEYIEQYERIME, from the coding sequence ATGAAAATTCTATTTGTATCGTCAGAGACTGTACCATATGCTGCCTCAGGTGGATTGGCAGACGTGGCTGAAGCATTGCCAATAGCTTTAAAAGAAGAAGGCGTTGACATTATTCGTGTTATGCCAAAATATAGAGCCGTAGAGGATAACTATGCATTAAAGCGAGAATTTAGTTTCATTGTAGAAGCAGGTGGGCAGGCAAAAGTTGCGGATGTATATGCGCTTAATTACGATGGAGTTTTAACATATTTTATTGGAAACACAGATTATTTTGAACGCGATGGACTCTATGGATATACAGATGATGATGAGCGGTTTGGATTTTTTTGCAAGGCAACATTAGAGATGCTAATGTTTCTAGACTTGAAACCGGACGTAATTCATTTGAATGACTGGCAGTCGGCTTTGATTGCCCTATTTATGAAAAAAGAATATTACCATTTGGATTTTTATCACAATATTCGTTTAATGTTTACTATACATAACCTTCAGTATCAAGGTGTATTTGATAAGAGTGTGTTGGATGACTTGAACTTGCCGACAAAATACTTTAACATGGATGCAATTGAGTACCATGGGAAGGTATGTTATATGAAGGCTGGAATTGTGTATGCAGACTTGGTAACGACGGTCAGTAAAACCTATGCACGTGAAATTCAGACACCATGGTATGGATATGGACTTGACGGTTTACTTCGAAAATATACCGATAAAATATATGGAATCGTTAATGGAATCTATTATGACAAATATGACCCGGCTGTAGATGAAGCGCTTGAATATAATTTTAATGTTGAGAATTTTATTCAGATGAAACCAAAGCAAAAGGCAAGCTTTCAGAGGGAGCTGGGACTTCCGGAACGTGACGTTCCTTTATTAGGAGTGGTAACGCGTTTAGCAGAACAAAAAGGTGTTGACCTTATTATCCAAGCGATGGAACGCTTACTTAATCAAGATGTACAGTTTGTCATTCTTGGTTCGGGAGATTATTTCTATGAAAGTCGATTGAAAAAATTAGAAAGCGAGCACCCAGATAAAGTGAGCGCTAATATTTTATTTAATCAAGGCTTGGCACGACGTATATATGGCTCTGTAGATATCTTCTTAATGCCATCACTGTTTGAACCATGCGGACTATCACAACTATATAGTCTAAGATATGGAACAGTTCCAGTGGTAAGGCGTACTGGAGGATTGGGAGATACGATTATCGATTATAATGAAAATCGAGAGCAAAGTACAGGGTTTTTATTTAAAAATTATAATAGTGATGAGTTTGTTCAAGCGATACAAGAAGCAATGACATTGTACGAGAATAAAGATGCATGGAATGCACTGGTTGAACGTGGAATGCGTACAAGATTCTCATGGAATAAAGCAGCAAAAGAGTATATTGAACAATATGAACGTATCATGGAATAA
- a CDS encoding DUF5711 family protein encodes MKNKSIYVFGILVFIVMTSLIYTFVIRPQYYRFNGGEVYFKTIDTQVFEDVYIQMAVIDDAIFLCSKNGLIKKNLENKNVWSKSFYIETPYMVHSGNYIAVADIMKKSAYVFNDKGFLFEVKEDWPIIDININSEGFLTTVMEGKSQHFINYYNDQGELTVGRGTRFIEDGYPIAVDTSNDLNKMVASYLNIGNNRLQTQIAFFNFEEQYDQMGEKIVGGFTYENTLPVEVFWVDNETVISILDESIQIFDALNEPKQIAEIPLEAEILEVEVTDDELIVLFGKANQYSESDYAKSVCVFDFQGNLLIKHQFEEEIKGITSNPEHYFIITQSKIIKLDRKKRIWFTSTYSEFYKFYEVNKTTYIAQSDYGYTILKIKER; translated from the coding sequence ATGAAAAATAAGAGTATATATGTATTTGGAATATTAGTGTTTATCGTGATGACGAGCTTAATCTATACGTTTGTCATCCGCCCCCAGTACTACCGCTTTAATGGCGGTGAAGTTTATTTTAAAACGATTGATACCCAGGTTTTTGAAGATGTATATATTCAGATGGCAGTTATTGATGATGCTATTTTTTTGTGTAGCAAAAACGGGCTGATTAAAAAGAATCTTGAAAATAAAAATGTTTGGAGCAAAAGCTTCTATATTGAAACACCATATATGGTTCATTCTGGAAATTATATTGCAGTAGCAGATATTATGAAGAAGTCGGCATATGTATTTAATGATAAAGGCTTTTTGTTTGAGGTCAAAGAAGATTGGCCGATTATTGATATTAACATTAACAGTGAAGGATTCTTAACAACAGTGATGGAGGGAAAGTCTCAACACTTCATTAATTATTATAATGATCAAGGAGAACTTACAGTCGGTAGAGGGACGCGTTTTATTGAGGATGGATACCCTATTGCAGTAGATACGTCCAATGATTTAAACAAAATGGTTGCATCATATTTAAATATAGGAAATAATCGATTACAGACACAAATCGCCTTTTTCAATTTTGAAGAGCAATATGACCAGATGGGAGAAAAAATTGTTGGTGGATTCACGTATGAAAACACCCTGCCGGTAGAAGTCTTTTGGGTTGATAATGAAACGGTGATTTCTATTTTAGACGAATCCATTCAGATTTTTGATGCTCTTAACGAACCAAAACAAATCGCAGAAATTCCTCTCGAAGCGGAAATTCTTGAAGTCGAAGTTACAGATGATGAGTTGATTGTATTGTTTGGTAAGGCGAATCAATACAGTGAAAGTGATTATGCAAAGAGTGTATGTGTCTTTGACTTTCAAGGCAACTTGCTGATTAAGCATCAATTTGAAGAAGAGATTAAGGGGATTACAAGTAACCCTGAACATTATTTTATCATAACACAATCAAAAATTATCAAATTAGATAGAAAAAAACGCATATGGTTTACGTCGACATACTCAGAATTTTATAAGTTTTATGAAGTCAACAAAACAACATATATTGCACAAAGTGATTATGGATATACAATTTTAAAAATTAAGGAAAGGTGA